The following proteins are co-located in the Xyrauchen texanus isolate HMW12.3.18 chromosome 43, RBS_HiC_50CHRs, whole genome shotgun sequence genome:
- the LOC127635607 gene encoding kunitz-type U19-barytoxin-Tl1a-like: MKSLGLLYFLMVILTCGWVSGSSMGPQCTDIVNHGTGEDKLYRFYFDPQIRACTPFFYKGQGGNNNRYDSDQECMKACSSNYDEVYPTDDGVCSLPLDYGSCFAIIPKYYYDSTEKNCRMFLYSGCQGNGNRFDSSEECKKICLAKSGRLLGADDAPNPDQKTVNAGLIVGVLGGLVFAGAVISAIVMFVLRKKSKKADRKQVPTSDIELN; encoded by the exons ATGAAGTCTTTAGGCCTACTTTATTTTCTGATGGTCATTCTTACATGTGGATGGGTGTCTGGTTCGTCCATGG GCCCACAGTGTACAGATATCGTCAATCATGGCACTGGAGAAGACAAGCTTTATAGATTTTACTTTGACCCCCAGATAAGAGCCTGTACCCCCTTCTTCTACAAAGGACAGGGCGGCAACAACAACCGTTACGACTCTGATCAAGAATGCATGAAAGCATGCTCGTCAAACTACGATGAGGTCTATCCCACTGATG ATGGAGTGTGTTCTCTGCCTCTGGACTATGGCAGCTGTTTCGCCATTATTCCAAAGTATTATTACGACAGTACAGAGAAGAACTGCCGAATGTTCTTGTATAGCGGTTGTCAAGGGAACGGCAACCGCTTTGATTCCAGCGAAGAGTGCAAAAAGATCTGTCTAG ctAAATCTGGAAGACTCCTGGGTGCTGACGATGCTCCAAACCCTGATCAGAAAACTGTTAATGCAG GGCTGATCGTTGGCGTTTTGGGCGGTCTTGTGTTCGCTGGCGCGGTCATTTCTGCTATTGTGATGTTTGTGCTTCGTAA GAAGAGCAAGAAGGCCGATAGGAAGCAAGTGCCGACATCTGATATTGAATTGAACTAG